One genomic window of Osmia bicornis bicornis chromosome 5, iOsmBic2.1, whole genome shotgun sequence includes the following:
- the LOC123987809 gene encoding uncharacterized protein LOC123987809, with amino-acid sequence MTSMFRRGTIFATFFLSLLGGGLVCAALVTQHWVEARPLRTLNPQVSSGRVHFGLLQGKKELNVGYGWRTYHISVPQMIKQDPTVMSWGLWISTLTTTSAALVTAGLAALLAVLNTATSPRSKILSDPGVYFVNVLTLLMCLASTSTWLAQYYTKLYFNVLLKEDIDNMWTSEGSAELGYSFWLVVCAGVVHLISIALVGWGSGRDKIERLETIPALEEKTAAAIMLY; translated from the exons ATGACGTCGATGTTTCGAAGAGGTACCATCTTCGCCACCTTCTTCCTATCGTTGCTCGGCGGAGGGTTGGTTTGCGCCGCCCTGGTAACCCAACACTGGGTCGAGGCGCGACCTTTGAGAACGTTGAATCCTCAGGTCAGCTCCGGACGGGTTCACTTTGGTCTTCTTCAGGGGAAGAAGGAATTGAACGTCGGCTACGGTTGGAGGACCTACCACATCTCCG TACCTCAGATGATCAAACAAGATCCTACGGTGATGTCCTGGGGACTTTGGATTAGCACGTTAACGACAACTTCGGCGGCTCTTGTCACCGCGGGCTTAGCTGCTCTCCTGGCTGTTTTGAACACGGCCACCTCGCCGAGATCGAAAATCCTCTCGGATCCAGGAGTATACTTCGTAAACGTTCTAACGC TGCTAATGTGCCTGGCAAGTACGAGCACATGGTTGGCACAATATTACACGAAGCTGTACTTCAACGTGCTTCTAAAGGAGGACATCGACAATATGTGGACCAGCGAAGGCTCAGCTGAGTTGGGTTATTCATTTTG GCTGGTCGTGTGCGCTGGTGTGGTACATTTAATCAGCATAGCATTAGTCGGCTGGGGCTCGGGACGGGACAAGATCGAACGTCTCGAGACAATTCCGGCGCTAGAGGAAAAGACAGCCGCGGCAATAATGCTGTATTGA
- the LOC114882752 gene encoding eukaryotic translation initiation factor 3 subunit A isoform X2, producing MARYGQRPENALKRANEFIEVGKPSRALDTLQEVFRNKKWTYNWSESVLEPIMFKYLDLCVELKKSHIAKEGLFQYRNMFQSVNVGSLENVIRGYLRMAEEKTNQARKQSQQAVIDIDDLDNLATPESILLSAVSGEDAQDRSDRTILTPWVKFLWESYCQCLELLRTNAHVETLYHDIARMAFQFCLEYNRKTEFRKLCEKLRKHLEEICKLPALVSNVSMNRAETQQLNLETRLNQLDSAIQMELWQEAFKSSEDVHGMMNLSKKLPVPKTMANYYQKLAMVFWKAGNYLFHAAALFKLLQLSREMKKNMSLEEQQRMANRVLLATLSIPLPSAHPEFDRFIETDKSPLEKAQKLATLLGLTQPPTRVSLLKDIVRLNIVNLASPQLQELYSWLEVEFHPLELCNRVDSVIQTLQADENSPLAQYVPALQDVTLVRLVHQISQVYQTIQFARLLELAKFTTDFHLERLLVDCVRYNDMQIRINHGKKCVHFGVDLSEAQREDHPDGPVLQAMPSEQIRCQLVNMATVLHRAINIINPNKKKTEREKLRTAMVTHYHETKLKEHQRILGRHKIIEERKEYIEHINTVREEEEMRRQEELQRQQMLAEQKRLEQEREERERKRQQSEIQQIKDRHLKEKMQQISQTSHGQKVLKKLDEDEIKKLDAEQIAAREAEELQKERREMQQKLKSQEKKIDYLERAKRLEEIPLLEKAVEEKMELAKQRWEQQEAERIALAIEERQQAVATRERMARMKEDHDSFLAKILAERKSIYLEKLKEFEKVLNEERAGRLLKRKMERKAERKAKWEKERAEAIERRRQEEARIKQEEEKRRMEEERAKREEEERLKRAEEEAKEAERLAKIERQAEITRAREAEIERKLEEERQKEKEMSDTWRRGAEQRTHRVVQDKPMEMSWRRSIDIKDDGVKDDSSRWKRRETADKWRKDEEKPKKETGDRWRKDDFDKDDTRERDRLDKDRGMDGRSMRDSLRDPVSDSSRGGRGRLPERRTHRREDTVRNAGGQNWRDKVDTIQNSPRDPPRRDEKREEPKEDRLPPKHEERRRPPEDDGWSQVSRR from the exons ATGGCGCGATACGGGCAAAGACCTGAGAATGCTCTAAAAAGAGCGAATG aATTCATCGAAGTAGGGAAACCATCTCGGGCATTAGATACTTTGCAAGAAGTCTTCCGGAATAAAAAATGGACATACAACTGGTCAGAATCTGTATTGGAACCTATAATGTTCAAATACCTAGATCTTTGTGTAGAACTAAAAAAGTCACACATAGCAAAGGAGGGCCTGTTCCAGTATCGAAATATGTTCCAGTCTGTAAATGTTGGAAGTTTAGAGAATGTCATACGTGGATATTTACGTATGGCAGAAGAAAAGACAAATCAAGCAAGAAAGCAGAGTCAGCAAGCTGTTATAGATATAGACGATCTGGATAACTTGGCTACTCCTGAAAGTATCTTGTTATCAGCGGTCAGCGGCGAAGACGCACAAGACAGAAGCGATCGTACTATTCTAACACCTTGGGTGAAATTTTTATGGGAATCTTATTGTCAGTGTTTGGAGCTGCTGAGAACCAATGCCCATGTAGAAACATTGTACCATGATATCGCTCGCATGGCCTTCCAATTTTGTCTTGAATATAATCGTAAGACTGAATTTCGTAAGCTGTGCGAAAAATTGCGAAAACATTTAgaagaaatttgtaaattacCAGCCCTTGTTTCGAACGTTTCCATGAACAGAGCTGAAACTCAACAACTGAACTTGGAAACGCGATTGAATCAACTCGATTCCGCGATTCAAATGGAGCTATGGCAAGAAGCTTTCAAGTCCTCCGAAGATGTGCACGGTATGATGAATTTATCGAAGAAGCTTCCGGTACCAAAAACCATggctaattattatcagaaatTAGCTATGGTTTTCTGGAAAGCAGGAAACTACCTTTTCCATGCTGCCGCGTTGTTTAAATTGCTGCAGCTATCccgtgaaatgaaaaagaacaTGTCATTGGAGGAACAACAGAGAATGGCCAATCGTGTGTTGTTGGCTACATTATCTATTCCACTGCCATCAGCTCATCCCGAATTCGATCGTTTCATCGAAACGGACAAGAGTCCATTAGAAAAAGCTCAGAAACTCGCGACGCTTTTAGGACTCACTCAACCACCTACCAGAGTTTCTCTCCTTAAAGACATCGTTCGATTGAATATCGTCAATCTAGCGTCTCCGCAATTGCAAGAATTATATTCCTGGCTGGAGGTTGAATTCCATCCTCTGGAACTGTGCAACCGAGTGGATTCTGTTATCCAGACGCTCCAGGCGGACGAGAACAGCCCTTTGGCTCAGTATGTTCCAGCCTTGCAAGACGTGACGCTAGTACGTTTGGTTCATCAAATATCCCAAGTATATCAAACCATACAGTTCGCTAGGCTGTTGGAGCTTGCTAAATTTACGACAGACTTTCACCTGGAGCGTCTGTTGGTAGACTGTGTGCGTTACAACGATATGCAAATAAGGATTAACCACGGGAAAAAGTGCGTGCACTTTGGAGTTGATCTCTCCGAGGCCCAAAGGGAGGACCATCCCGATGGTCCTGTATTGCAAGCAATGCCTTCCGAACAAATTCGTTGCCAGCTTGTAAATATGGCCACTGTACTCCATCGCGCGATCAATATTATCAATCCGAATAAGAAGAAAACGGAACGTGAGAAATTGCGTACCGCCATGGTCACGCATTACCACGAAACGAAGCTGAAGGAACATCAAAGGATTCTAGGAAGGCACAAGATcatagaagaaagaaaggagtACATCGAGCACATCAATACGGTCCGCGAGGAAGAGGAGATGCGAAGGCAGGAGGAATTACAGAGGCAGCAAATGTTGGCCGAGCAGAAGAGGCTCGAACAAGAAAGGGAGGAACGCGAGAGGAAACGGCAGCAGAGCGAGATCCAACAGATCAAGGATCGTCATCTGAAGGAGAAGATGCAGCAGATTTCTCAAACTAGTCACGGTCAGAAGGTGTTGAAGAAGTTAGACGAGGATGAGATCAAGAAATTAGACGCTGAACAGATAGCGGCTAGGGAGGCCGAAGAGTTGCAGAAGGAACGCAGAGAGATGCAGCAAAAACTAAAGTCGCAGGAGAAGAAGATAGATTATTTAGAACGTGCCAAGCGTTTAGAAGAGATACCATTGTTGGAGAAAGcggtcgaggagaagatggaACTGGCGAAGCAACGTTGGGAACAGCAAGAGGCTGAACGAATCGCTCTTGCCATCGAGGAGAGACAGCAGGCTGTCGCGACTCGCGAACGCATGGCGAGAATGAAGGAGGATCACGATAGTTTCTTAGCGAAGATTCTGGCCGAACGTAAGAGTATTTATTTAGAGAAGCTGAAGGAGTTTGAGAAAGTTCTGAACGAAGAGAGAGCGGGCAGATTGTTGAAACGTAAAATGGAACGTAAGGCCGAGCGTAAAGCGAAATGGGAGAAGGAACGCGCTGAAGCCATTGAGAGAAGACGTCAGGAGGAGGCACGAATCAagcaggaagaagaaaaacgacgaatggaagaagaaagggccaagagagaagaagaggagagaTTAAAACGCGCGGAAGAAGAAGCAAAGGAAGCTGAACGTTTGGCTAAGATCGAGAGACAGGCGGAGATCACTAGAGCCAGGGAAGCTGAGATCGAACGAAAACTGGAGGAGGAAAGgcaaaaggagaaagaaatgTCAGATACCTGGAGACGTGGGGCAGAGCAACGGACACATCGTGTCGTCCAAGATAAACCAA TGGAGATGTCTTGGCGTCGCTCTATTGACATAAAAGACGACGGTGTCAAAGATGATTCTTCGCGTTGGAAGAGACGCGAGACTGCGGATAAATGGCGAAAAGACGAGGAAAAACCGAAAAAGGAAACCGGTGATAGGTGGAGGAAAGATGATTTCGATAAGGACGACACGAGAGAGAGGGACCGACTAGATAAAGATCGTGGAATGGACGGACGTTCG ATGCGCGATTCTCTACGGGATCCAGTGTCGGATAGTTCTCGTGGTGGTCGCGGCAGGCTGCCCGAACGTCGAACTCATCGTCGCGAGGACACGGTGCGTAACGCCGGTGGTCAAAATTGGCGCGACAAAGTCGACACGATACAAAATTCTCCTCGAGACCCGCCGAGGCGGGACGAGAA ACGAGAAGAACCGAAAGAAGATAGGCTTCCACCGAAACACGAAGAAAGAAGACGACCTCCAGAGGATGATGGGTGGTCACAGGTGAGCCGGCGTTAA
- the LOC114882752 gene encoding eukaryotic translation initiation factor 3 subunit A isoform X1, which produces MARYGQRPENALKRANEFIEVGKPSRALDTLQEVFRNKKWTYNWSESVLEPIMFKYLDLCVELKKSHIAKEGLFQYRNMFQSVNVGSLENVIRGYLRMAEEKTNQARKQSQQAVIDIDDLDNLATPESILLSAVSGEDAQDRSDRTILTPWVKFLWESYCQCLELLRTNAHVETLYHDIARMAFQFCLEYNRKTEFRKLCEKLRKHLEEICKLPALVSNVSMNRAETQQLNLETRLNQLDSAIQMELWQEAFKSSEDVHGMMNLSKKLPVPKTMANYYQKLAMVFWKAGNYLFHAAALFKLLQLSREMKKNMSLEEQQRMANRVLLATLSIPLPSAHPEFDRFIETDKSPLEKAQKLATLLGLTQPPTRVSLLKDIVRLNIVNLASPQLQELYSWLEVEFHPLELCNRVDSVIQTLQADENSPLAQYVPALQDVTLVRLVHQISQVYQTIQFARLLELAKFTTDFHLERLLVDCVRYNDMQIRINHGKKCVHFGVDLSEAQREDHPDGPVLQAMPSEQIRCQLVNMATVLHRAINIINPNKKKTEREKLRTAMVTHYHETKLKEHQRILGRHKIIEERKEYIEHINTVREEEEMRRQEELQRQQMLAEQKRLEQEREERERKRQQSEIQQIKDRHLKEKMQQISQTSHGQKVLKKLDEDEIKKLDAEQIAAREAEELQKERREMQQKLKSQEKKIDYLERAKRLEEIPLLEKAVEEKMELAKQRWEQQEAERIALAIEERQQAVATRERMARMKEDHDSFLAKILAERKSIYLEKLKEFEKVLNEERAGRLLKRKMERKAERKAKWEKERAEAIERRRQEEARIKQEEEKRRMEEERAKREEEERLKRAEEEAKEAERLAKIERQAEITRAREAEIERKLEEERQKEKEMSDTWRRGAEQRTHRVVQDKPMEMSWRRSIDIKDDGVKDDSSRWKRRETADKWRKDEEKPKKETGDRWRKDDFDKDDTRERDRLDKDRGMDGRSVNMRDSLRDPVSDSSRGGRGRLPERRTHRREDTVRNAGGQNWRDKVDTIQNSPRDPPRRDEKREEPKEDRLPPKHEERRRPPEDDGWSQVSRR; this is translated from the exons ATGGCGCGATACGGGCAAAGACCTGAGAATGCTCTAAAAAGAGCGAATG aATTCATCGAAGTAGGGAAACCATCTCGGGCATTAGATACTTTGCAAGAAGTCTTCCGGAATAAAAAATGGACATACAACTGGTCAGAATCTGTATTGGAACCTATAATGTTCAAATACCTAGATCTTTGTGTAGAACTAAAAAAGTCACACATAGCAAAGGAGGGCCTGTTCCAGTATCGAAATATGTTCCAGTCTGTAAATGTTGGAAGTTTAGAGAATGTCATACGTGGATATTTACGTATGGCAGAAGAAAAGACAAATCAAGCAAGAAAGCAGAGTCAGCAAGCTGTTATAGATATAGACGATCTGGATAACTTGGCTACTCCTGAAAGTATCTTGTTATCAGCGGTCAGCGGCGAAGACGCACAAGACAGAAGCGATCGTACTATTCTAACACCTTGGGTGAAATTTTTATGGGAATCTTATTGTCAGTGTTTGGAGCTGCTGAGAACCAATGCCCATGTAGAAACATTGTACCATGATATCGCTCGCATGGCCTTCCAATTTTGTCTTGAATATAATCGTAAGACTGAATTTCGTAAGCTGTGCGAAAAATTGCGAAAACATTTAgaagaaatttgtaaattacCAGCCCTTGTTTCGAACGTTTCCATGAACAGAGCTGAAACTCAACAACTGAACTTGGAAACGCGATTGAATCAACTCGATTCCGCGATTCAAATGGAGCTATGGCAAGAAGCTTTCAAGTCCTCCGAAGATGTGCACGGTATGATGAATTTATCGAAGAAGCTTCCGGTACCAAAAACCATggctaattattatcagaaatTAGCTATGGTTTTCTGGAAAGCAGGAAACTACCTTTTCCATGCTGCCGCGTTGTTTAAATTGCTGCAGCTATCccgtgaaatgaaaaagaacaTGTCATTGGAGGAACAACAGAGAATGGCCAATCGTGTGTTGTTGGCTACATTATCTATTCCACTGCCATCAGCTCATCCCGAATTCGATCGTTTCATCGAAACGGACAAGAGTCCATTAGAAAAAGCTCAGAAACTCGCGACGCTTTTAGGACTCACTCAACCACCTACCAGAGTTTCTCTCCTTAAAGACATCGTTCGATTGAATATCGTCAATCTAGCGTCTCCGCAATTGCAAGAATTATATTCCTGGCTGGAGGTTGAATTCCATCCTCTGGAACTGTGCAACCGAGTGGATTCTGTTATCCAGACGCTCCAGGCGGACGAGAACAGCCCTTTGGCTCAGTATGTTCCAGCCTTGCAAGACGTGACGCTAGTACGTTTGGTTCATCAAATATCCCAAGTATATCAAACCATACAGTTCGCTAGGCTGTTGGAGCTTGCTAAATTTACGACAGACTTTCACCTGGAGCGTCTGTTGGTAGACTGTGTGCGTTACAACGATATGCAAATAAGGATTAACCACGGGAAAAAGTGCGTGCACTTTGGAGTTGATCTCTCCGAGGCCCAAAGGGAGGACCATCCCGATGGTCCTGTATTGCAAGCAATGCCTTCCGAACAAATTCGTTGCCAGCTTGTAAATATGGCCACTGTACTCCATCGCGCGATCAATATTATCAATCCGAATAAGAAGAAAACGGAACGTGAGAAATTGCGTACCGCCATGGTCACGCATTACCACGAAACGAAGCTGAAGGAACATCAAAGGATTCTAGGAAGGCACAAGATcatagaagaaagaaaggagtACATCGAGCACATCAATACGGTCCGCGAGGAAGAGGAGATGCGAAGGCAGGAGGAATTACAGAGGCAGCAAATGTTGGCCGAGCAGAAGAGGCTCGAACAAGAAAGGGAGGAACGCGAGAGGAAACGGCAGCAGAGCGAGATCCAACAGATCAAGGATCGTCATCTGAAGGAGAAGATGCAGCAGATTTCTCAAACTAGTCACGGTCAGAAGGTGTTGAAGAAGTTAGACGAGGATGAGATCAAGAAATTAGACGCTGAACAGATAGCGGCTAGGGAGGCCGAAGAGTTGCAGAAGGAACGCAGAGAGATGCAGCAAAAACTAAAGTCGCAGGAGAAGAAGATAGATTATTTAGAACGTGCCAAGCGTTTAGAAGAGATACCATTGTTGGAGAAAGcggtcgaggagaagatggaACTGGCGAAGCAACGTTGGGAACAGCAAGAGGCTGAACGAATCGCTCTTGCCATCGAGGAGAGACAGCAGGCTGTCGCGACTCGCGAACGCATGGCGAGAATGAAGGAGGATCACGATAGTTTCTTAGCGAAGATTCTGGCCGAACGTAAGAGTATTTATTTAGAGAAGCTGAAGGAGTTTGAGAAAGTTCTGAACGAAGAGAGAGCGGGCAGATTGTTGAAACGTAAAATGGAACGTAAGGCCGAGCGTAAAGCGAAATGGGAGAAGGAACGCGCTGAAGCCATTGAGAGAAGACGTCAGGAGGAGGCACGAATCAagcaggaagaagaaaaacgacgaatggaagaagaaagggccaagagagaagaagaggagagaTTAAAACGCGCGGAAGAAGAAGCAAAGGAAGCTGAACGTTTGGCTAAGATCGAGAGACAGGCGGAGATCACTAGAGCCAGGGAAGCTGAGATCGAACGAAAACTGGAGGAGGAAAGgcaaaaggagaaagaaatgTCAGATACCTGGAGACGTGGGGCAGAGCAACGGACACATCGTGTCGTCCAAGATAAACCAA TGGAGATGTCTTGGCGTCGCTCTATTGACATAAAAGACGACGGTGTCAAAGATGATTCTTCGCGTTGGAAGAGACGCGAGACTGCGGATAAATGGCGAAAAGACGAGGAAAAACCGAAAAAGGAAACCGGTGATAGGTGGAGGAAAGATGATTTCGATAAGGACGACACGAGAGAGAGGGACCGACTAGATAAAGATCGTGGAATGGACGGACGTTCGGTGAAT ATGCGCGATTCTCTACGGGATCCAGTGTCGGATAGTTCTCGTGGTGGTCGCGGCAGGCTGCCCGAACGTCGAACTCATCGTCGCGAGGACACGGTGCGTAACGCCGGTGGTCAAAATTGGCGCGACAAAGTCGACACGATACAAAATTCTCCTCGAGACCCGCCGAGGCGGGACGAGAA ACGAGAAGAACCGAAAGAAGATAGGCTTCCACCGAAACACGAAGAAAGAAGACGACCTCCAGAGGATGATGGGTGGTCACAGGTGAGCCGGCGTTAA
- the LOC114882757 gene encoding DENN domain-containing protein 10-like: MAPLTDLLSCSIIEKDSNGDILWTWSYPRVAESQKAVVARKCNLELEHNSSQVFVFSRHKHSWFYIHCSEVFDSDKLPKVKQFALVLFAKDFNPRKYEVLSRVLSKMYCKTGKPTEILQLYLSVFTKGSCSTQENGTFVSDDFNSHRFTMNTNIREMIKTFELETILIYTALLLKKRIIVYHHSLEQLLKWIGIFPELMKHRKVTDNLFPWVDLIDDELAELKGHTHYIAGCRNVFISSRTELFDLLVNIPAREITVASHAKESLTMTKTHKEIALFMVQLSENQSYTEVQIISEINDKTQDLLNQLKSLALVQGPDGRKMVSAQTLKEKNLPPAVENFLINLAVAENLFLL, encoded by the exons ATGGCACCTCTTACGGATTTACTTTCTTGTAgtataattgaaaaagattCTAACGGTGATATATTATGGACATGGTCTTATCCGCGAGTAGCGGAATCTCAAAAAGCTGTCGTTGCAAGAAAATGTAATTTAGAACTGGAACATAATTCTTCTCAAGTGTTTGTGTTTTCAAGACACAAACACAGTTGGTTTTACATACATTGCAGCGAGGTGTTTGATTCAGATAAGTTACCAAAA GTAAAGCAATTTGCATTAGTTTTATTTGCTAAGGATTTTAATCCAAGGAAGTATGAAGTACTGTCCAGAGTCCTTAGCAAAATGTACTGTAAGACTGGGAAACCAACAGAGATTCTACAACTATACCTATCTGTATTTACAAAAGGATCTTGTTCTACTCAAGAAAATGGAACATTTGTTTCTGATGACTTTAATAGTCATCGTTTTACAATGAATACTAACATCAGAGAAATGATTAAAACCTTTGAATTGGAaactattttaatatatacagCTCTTCTtttgaagaaaagaataatagttTATCACCATAGTTTGGAACAACTTCTAAAATGGATTGGAATATTTCCTGAATTAATGAAGCACCGTAAAGTTACTGATAATTTGTTCCCTTGGGTTGATCTAATTGACGATGAACTTGCAGAATTAAAG GGCCATACCCATTACATTGCAGGGTGTagaaatgtatttatttcatCAAGAACAGAGTTGTTTGATTTACTTGTAAATATTCCAGCCAGAGAAATTACAGTTGCTTCGCATGCAAAAG AAAGTTTAACAATGACAAAAACCCACAAAGAAATAGCTTTGTTCATGGTTCAATTGAGTGAAAATCAATCATATACAGAAGTTCAAATAATATCTGAAATCAATGACAAGACACAGGATTTATTGAATCAGTTAAAGTCTTTAGCTTTAGTTCAAGGACCTGATGGAAGAAAAATGGTTTCTGCACAAAcattgaaagaaaagaatttacCACCAGCTGTAGAAAACTTTCTAATCAATTTAGCCGTAGCCGAAAACCTATTTTTACTATAA
- the LOC114882753 gene encoding tyrocidine synthase 3 has protein sequence MGTILQQSVLKGRQTNGNKEKDLLHTLFKQTVENNSSQPAIYYEDDDGKVYTITYEELNLLTNRLARVLQKCEKPENSSQSFVAVCMKPSHRLPTMLLTIIKAGMAYLPLDVDFPMSRMKHVLQEAKPFVVLVEEEADPSIFEGTKTVTYEQLLEQSRHEGQEDLEIEEDPERTAIVLYTSGSTGTPKGVLLPHATVLNRLRWQWRELPYKSDEQYCVFKTSLTFVDSVSEIWGSLLQGRSLVVVSKHVTRDPEKFVQVLEKHKIQRLVLVPSLLYSMLMYLSLRDKENILRSLRLWICSGETLPVALADEFFTRFAHDDNKILANFYGSTEIMGDVTYHLINDQSQLQSVEKVPIGKPLDNCIIYIVNKEMRLVPQGEVGELIVAGRNLAAGYIRDNDSHKFQDNPHAIDPEYSRVYCTGDYARISKGMVIYEGRMDSQIKIRGHRVDLTEVEKAVSKVPGIDNVVVLCYKPGELSQTLLAFVTIAPGSCSCGKKIEGILQATLPPYMLPRVIVVEGIPLLTNGKTDRQALLKHYESSNLNNENEEFVNCDYTGVPDEDLAKARVLFPTVASVIGGGGGRSNVTLDANFYELGGNSLNSIYTVTKLRDQGYEIGITEFITAKDLAEVLSRMRISADDVSPENNINEDEYTFEMLNDSHKKDAIEIITESFYSKADLEQWLMPGIAKDDYRIMMEILWEPLVEKNLSFAVKSARDGRTIAVGLNFDLWDEPELILDSKLTIVFEFLEHLEAPIRERKLPKGKGQIIHNFMMTTSSDLNPAENVIMMKAMEEYCLKLAKRKEYAGIFTTNTSPLTQQLGTDVFGYDTMLTYQVNKYCAPDGTKPFGEAPDNQLAICSLKMIV, from the exons ATGGGAACCATTCTGCAGCAGTCGGTGTTAAAAGGCCGACAGACCAACGGCAACAAGGAGAAGGATTTGCTTCATACATTATTCAAACAGACGGTGGAGAATAATTCCAGTCAGCCGGCTATCTACTACGAAG ACGACGATGGAAAGGTGTACACGATCACGTACGAAGAGTTGAACCTGTTGACCAACCGGTTGGCTCGAGTTTTGCAAAAATGCGAAAAACCAGAGAACTCGTCCCAGTCTTTCGTCGCTGTTTGCATGAAACCCTCTCATCGTCTTCCCACCATGTTACTGACAATAATAAAAGCTGGAATGGCTTATCTACCCCTCGACGTCGATTTCCCGATGTCCAGGATGAAACACGTTCTACAGGAAGCTAAACCTTTCGTGGTACTCGTCGAGGAAGAAG CGGATCCGTCGATCTTCGAAGGAACGAAGACAGTTACTTACGAACAACTATTGGAACAATCTCGACACGAAGGGCAGGAGGATCTAGAGATCGAGGAAGACCCTGAGCGAACCGCCATCGTTCTCTACACTTCCGGAAGCACCGGCACTCCGAAAG GAGTGCTTTTGCCACACGCGACCGTACTGAATCGTTTACGATGGCAATGGAGAGAACTACCTTACAAATCCGACGAGCAATATTGCGTCTTCAAGACGTCTTTGACATTCGTCGACAGTGTGTCCGAAATTTGGGGATCCTTGTTACAGGGTCGTAGCTTGGTGGTTGTTTCGAAGCACGTCACGAGGGACCCGGAAAAATTTGTACAAGTATTGGAGAAACACAAG ATTCAACGATTGGTCCTGGTACCATCTTTATTGTACTCGATGCTGATGTACCTGAGTCTACGG GACAAGGAGAACATACTACGCTCGCTAAGACTTTGGATATGTTCCGGCGAAACGTTACCAGTCGCACTGGCCGATGAATTTTTCACCAGGTTCGCCCACGACGACAACAAGATTCTGGCGAATTTCTACGGGAGCACGGAAATCATGGGGGATGTTACCTACCATCTCATAAACGACCAAAGTCAGCTGCAGTCGGTGGAGAAAGTACCGATTG gGAAACCACTGGACAATTGTATCATCTACATCGTGAACAAAGAAATGCGGCTGGTACCGCAAGGGGAAGTCGGGGAATTAATAGTGGCTGGAAGAAACCTCGCAGCTGGATACATTCGGGACAACGATTCTCACAAGTTCCAAGACAATCCTCACGCTATCGATCCAG AGTACTCAAGGGTGTATTGTACCGGTGACTACGCGAGGATATCTAAAGGGATGGTTATATACGAAGGGCGAATGGATTCGCAGATCAAGATCCGAGGGCACCGCGTAGACCTGACGGAAGTTGAGAAAGCGGTGTCGAAAGTTCCGGGAATCGACAATGTGGTCGTTCTCTGTTACAAACCTGGAGAACTGTCTCAAACGTTGCTCGCTTTCGTAACCATTGCTCCCGGTTCGTGCAGTTGCGGGAAGAAAATCGAAGGAATCCTTCAAGCTACCTTGCCGCCTTACATGCTGCCGCGCGTAATCGTGGTGGAGGGTATACCTCTTTTAACAAACGGCAAGACCGATCGTCAAGCCTTGCTGAAGCACTACGAGTCCAGCAACCTTAATAATG AGAACGAGGAATTCGTGAATTGCGATTACACCGGTGTACCCGACGAGGATCTGGCGAAAGCGAGAGTCCTGTTTCCAACAGTGGCCTCTGTAAtcggaggaggaggaggtcGTTCTAACGTAACGCTCGATGCAAATTTCTACGAGCTAGGCGGCAACTCGTTGAACTCGATTTACACGGTGACAAAGCTGAGGGATCAGGGATACGAGATAGGTATTACGGAATTCATCACGGCGAAGGATCTGGCCGAGGTACTCAGCCGAATGAGAATCAGCGCGGACGACGTTTCTCCAGAGAATAATATCAACGAAGACGAGTATACCTTTGAAATGCTCAACGATTCTCATAAAAAGGATGCGATAGA AATTATCACGGAGAGTTTCTACAGCAAAGCGGATTTGGAACAGTGGCTGATGCCAGGGATAGCAAAGGACGACTATCGAATAATGATGGAGATCCTCTGGGAACCTCTCGTCGAGAAGAATTTGAGTTTCGCAGTGAAATCGGCTCGAGACGGCAGAACAATTGCAGTGGGTTTGAATTTCGATCTATGGGACGAGCCTGAATTGATACTCGATTCGAAATTGACGATCGTCTTCGAGTTTCTCGAACATCTGGAAGCGCCGATCAGAGAACGAAAACTGCCTAAGGGAAAGGGTCAGATTATCCATAATTTCATGATGACGACCAGCAGTGATTTAAATCCCGCCGAGAACGTGATCATGATGAAAGCGATGGAGGAATACTGCTTGAAATTGGCTAAAAGGAAAGAGTACGCTGGTATCTTTACCACCAACACCAGCCCTCTTACACAG CAACTCGGAACAGATGTGTTTGGATACGATACGATGCTTACTTACCAAGTGAACAAATACTGCGCCCCAGATGGTACGAAGCCCTTTGGAGAAGCACCGGACAATCAACTGGCAATTTGCTCGTTAAAAATGATCGTTTAA